One stretch of Kwoniella pini CBS 10737 chromosome 3, complete sequence DNA includes these proteins:
- a CDS encoding mitochondrial 54S ribosomal protein mL49, translating to MRSTISTFARMATRGRRAPPPLPPSAIASSSSSALSTPPISDDIASSSSSRSEGWYHVNRSEGGELPVYSKIRNGGGITTIIRKVDGDVRTLQNQLTTYLSDLHIDPFTHSPKVTVRPTNNHLQIKGHWVQEVKGWLEGRGF from the exons ATGAGATCAACGATATCAACCTTCGCTCGGATGGCTACacgaggaagaagagctCCTCCACCATTGCCTCCCTCAGCCAttgcatcttcatcatcttcagctctTTCCACTCCTCCAATATCCGATGACATTGCTTCATCAAGTTCGAGTCGTAGTGAGGGTTGGTATCATGTGAACAGAAGTGAAGGTGGGGAATTACCTGTTTATTCGAAAATTAGGAATGGAGGTGGGATAACTACTATAATCAGAAAAGTTGAT GGCGATGTTAGA AcacttcaaaatcaattgacaACGTATCTATCCGATTTACACATAGACCCTTTCACGCACTCCCCGAAAGTCACTGTACGACCTACGAATAATCACTTACAGATCAAAGGTCATTGGGTTCAAGAAGTCAAAGGCTGGTTGGAAGGTAGAGGATTCTAA